The genomic window CCGTCGAGGACCACTCCGGCGGCACCTCCGGCGACGGCTGCCGCGGCGGTGTGCGGCCCGATGCCGCCGGCCACCCAGACCGGAAGGTCCGGCAGCTCCTCCAGCAGTGTCTGGAGCAGCACGAACGCGGTGAGGGAGCCGATCCGGCCGCCGGCTTCGCTGCCGCGGGCCAGCAGACCTGCCGCACCGGCTTCCCGGGCCGCCCGGGCCTCCTGCAGGGACACCACCTGGACCAGGACCGGCAGGTCGGTGGCGGGCATTCCGTCGGGGGCGTCCACGACGACGGCCCGGACCGCACTCGGCAGATCTGCCGTCAGCGCCGCGGACTTCGCGAGGCGGACCGCGAAGCCTTCCGGCACCAGGCGGTCGGTCTCCTCCAGGGCCCGGCGGTCCGGGCCCAGGTCCAGGACGCCGAGTCCGCCGCCTCGGGCGACGGCCGCGACGAGCCGGGGGTTGGGCTCGCCGGTGGGACACAGGCCAATCACGAGATTGCGGGGTACGGCTGCCATCGTCGGCCCTTTCCGTCACGCAGAGGTGATCTACCTTTTCACTGATTTGTACAGCTTCAGGCGTTTCCAAAGCTACCAGCGATCGAGCCCCGTGGATGCATACCGCTGCAACGAGGAAACGCCATTGCATCGAGATATGTCAATAAGAATCTAGGATCACGCCAGGTTAAGGCCCTGTTACGCCAGCGTGTCAGATCAAACGAAGGGCGTACATCATCGACTTTCGTCAATGGAAACGCCCACAACTTCCCACCCACGGCACTGTTAACAATCAGTAAACGGCCGGGACGATCACCGACGACGTTACCGCCGGGTAGCCTCGCATGTCGACAGTCAGCCGAGCTTCATCATCGTGGTCGAGCGTGCCCGGAACCGGATCCGGCGGGCCCCCGGCCAGGCGGTCGAACGCCGCCGGGAACCGCGTCGGTCGTCAGCTCCGGCTTACCGCCTTGTCGACGTTCAGGGCGCCCGCCTTGACCACGGTCCGGCTCAACGGCCGGGTCAACTCGGCGAGCCGGGTGCACCCGTCCACACCGAGCACCGCGTAGGCCGGCGCGGCGAGCCGGTCGGTGGTCTCCTCGATCGAGGCCCGCAACGCCCGTCCACCCTCGCTCAGCGCCGGTTCGTCCCCGTCGACCAGCCCGCGTTCGCGCAGCCCGGCGACCGCAGCGTCCCACTCCTCGGCGCTCCAGCCCCGGCTCAGCTGCAGGAAACGGCGCGGGATCTCACCGCTCGCGACGTGCAGAACCACCGCTTCCAGGCCGGACAGGCCGGACAGCAGCAGGGCCGCGACGTGCCCATCACCGCGGAACTCTCGCAGAACCGTCTGGGCGTGCCAGAGGACCAGATGCGGCTGCTCCGGCCACGGCAGGGCGACGTGGGCGGCGAAGAGCGGACGTCCTTGCGGGTACGCCGCGGCCGACTCGGCGGCACGCCGGGCCAGGTCGGCGGCCTCCCGCAGCTCCGGGGAGTCCACCGCCTCGCCGAGCAGCCGGGTCAACGCGGCACCGGCCGCCTCCACCCGGGCCTCCAGCACGGCCGCCGGCGTCGTCCGCTCCCACGCCGCCGGCAGCGCCCGGGCGACCAGTCGCGGGTTGAAGTTGAAGAAGGTGGCCGTCACCGGACCCGGACCGACCGGTCCCATCGCCGCCGACCGGGACGCGAAGTAGCCTTCGGTGGCGTCGAGACCCAGTGCCGCGTAACGCTCCCGCGCCTCCGGCACGAAGTAGATCAGCCCGTGCAACGGTTCCGCCGACCGCCAGGCATTCCGCGCCGCCTGCTCGTGGACCTCGGTCATGCCCGCCGCCTCTCGTCGCCACCATTACCGACCGGTAGCCTCGCACGCCGCAGCCGAGCTGTCACCCGCCCCCCGGTGGATGATCTTGTGCAAGATCATCCACCGGGGGACCGTACTGGCTGGTGGCACAATGGTCGGTTGTGGACAGTTTCGTGCGGCAGGGCGTCGACTACTGCCAATACCAGGTGCGTTCGGCGCCGTACTGGCGTACCGGAATGGAGATCTTCGTCGTCGGTGACGACCTGCTGCATGCCAGCAGCAGCACCGAGTGCACCGGATTCGCCGGCACCCACACCGGCGGGATCCAGATGCGGGTGGTCGTGCTCGACGGGCCGCCGGACGAGATCTCGGACGACTGGGACGCGATCAGCGAGACGACACTCTGGTGCCCGCACGGGGAACTGTCGGTGCACGCCCTGATGGGCGGCTCCGGCGAAGGGCTGGACGCGATCTCCGTACCGCCGGGTCTGATCCGGATCCGGGCCCACGCCCGCGACCGGATCCACGAGGTCACCCGCACCGACGACGACCCGCCGGAGCAGCACGAACTGCTCGTCTGGCCGGTGTCGGAGGAGATCGGGCCACTCACCTTGCGCGAGGACCACATCCGCCGCGGGCGGGAACAGAAGCGGGCGAAAGCCGCTGTCTACGCGATGCTCGACGTGATCCGCCCGTACGGCACGCACGAGGACCACGATCCGGACCTGCCCCGCGTCACCGTGGTCCGCCGACTACCCGGCACGATGCCCAAGCTGGCGCGACGTCTGCCGGTCGGCGACCGCTCGGTGCACCTCACCCGGACCGGCGCCGACACCTTCGAGTGGCGGTGGACCGGCGGGTCCGCCGCACTTCCGGACGACAAGCCCAGCGTGGTACGCATCGAGAACGGCTCACTCCGCCACGAGGGGGTGCTCGGCCGGCACGCCGTCATGCTGGGCCTGATCTGGGACCACCTGCTGGAGCGCAACCCGGACGACCCGCCCGCCTGGGAACGCGAACGGGCCGAATAGCACCGCCGTCACGATCGACGGTCATCCACATCGGCCACGCGAGTGGCTGGGAAAAGTCAGCCGAACCGCTGACCCGTTCCGGTTTCGGGTGGGCTTTCGGGCCGGGATTCGCGGATACGATCGGCGCATGTTCGAGCTTCTCGACGACCTCTGGATGGTTCTGGACAAGACAGAGGAGTGGTATCTCAGCGAGCGCCGGTGGGCGCTCATCGACGTTCTGCTGGAGCGGGTGTCGGTTGCTCTCGGGAACGGCTCGGTCGATGCTCTCCGCCAGGCCATCCGCGACCTGGAGCTTAGTGGCCACGACCGGGGCCGGAGCGCGGACAGCGGCCCGCCCGGTAAACAGCCGCCGAAGACCAGGGACAAGGTGCAGCAGATCAGGGACCAGCTCGACCCGCCGAAGGCCGCAGCTAAGGAGGCGTCGCGCGGTGGCTCCGGCCGCTGACCAGGAGCTGGTGATTCATCTCTTCGCCCGGAGCGAGGGCCCGTCCGCCGTCACGGCGTACGCCGAGATCCGGGCGATCTGGGATCGTTGCCGGGACGTTCTGGGACTGACCGTTCCGCTGGCCGGGGTGGGGCTGCCCACCGATCTGCCGACGGTGCTGCCCCGGGATCCGGGTGAGCTGGTGGTGGCCGCGCGAAAACATCCCGGCCTGCTGTACCAGGCGATCCTGCGCCGCTTCCCGACGACCGTCAACCTGTCGGTGGTGCTGTCCCCCGGCCCGGGCGGTCCCGGCTGGCGGGACCTGGACCGGCTGTGGCAGTCCGTCGCGGGGCCCTGGTCGGGCACGTTGCTCGGGGTCGCGTACCTGTTCCTCGGCAAGAGCGCCGACCTGACCTGCACCGAACGGGACGCCGCGGATCTCCCGGTGTCCGGGCCGGTCGGCTGGTGGTTTCACGGGGTGCCGACCGCGGACGGCTTCGCGCTGTGGGAGCCCGGTGTCCACGACGCCGACGGTCGCGCCGAGCGCCGGTTCCTGGTGCTCGCCCGCCCGGACGAGGACGACCGGCTCGCCGACTGGACCTGGTCGTCAGGTGTACCGGTGCTGCCGCCGCTCGGTCACCACCTGCGGCACGCCGCCGTGCTGCGGCATCAGGTCCGGGTCTGGCAGCGGGCCGACGGGCTGCGCCGGGTCCAGGATCGGCTGGACGACGGCGGTGATCCCGCGGAGGTCCGCCGGGACATCGCCTACTGGCGGTCGGCGCTGCGCGACATGCGGCGCACCGTCAAGAACCTGGAGACGGCCATCCACGAGGTCGGCGGAGCCGAGGCCGGGCCGCTCGCCGACGACCTGGCGGTGGCCGTCTGGTTCCGCGGTGCCCTCAAGGACGACCTGGCCGCCCTGGCCGTCGCCGACGAAAGAGCGGCCGCTCTGAGCACTTTGCCCATCCCATCAGGAGAGATCGAACCCATGCCCGATCCGCGTCATGTCTTCGTCATCCACGGCCGCGACGAGCAGGCCCGTTCAGCCCTGTGGACGTTTCTGCAAGCCATCGACCTGCACCCGCTCGACTGGGAGGAGGTGGTGCAGCGGACCGGCGCGCCCTCCCCGTACATGGGCGAGGTTCTGGCGAAAGCCTTCGAGTCCAACCAGGCGGCCATCGTCCTGATGACCCCCGACGACGGCGCGCTCCTGCACGAGAGTCTGCGCAACCGCGGGGACCGCGACTTCGAGGGCAAGCTGACCGGGCAGGTCCGGCCGAACGTGCTGCTGGAAGCCGGCATGGCCCTGGCGGTGCAGCGCGACCGCACGATCATCATCGAGATCGGCGATCTGCGGCCGGTCTCCGATCTGGCGGGTATCAACACGATCCACTTCAACGGCACGGTCGCCAGCCTGCACAAGATCGCCCAACGGCTGCGGGGTGCGGGCTGCGCGGTCAACACCGACGGCACCGATTGGCTGGACGCCACCCGCTTCACCGATCTGGACGCGTACGACCGCAAGTTCTGAGGTTCTGAAGTTCGTGGGCCGGTGGCGGCCGGCCCACGACCCGGCGGTCAGTTCAGGATGACGACGGGGTCGCCGAGGGAGGCGTTGGTGTTGCGTTCCTCGTTGGTCTTCGAGTCGCGGGTGGAGCAGGTCATCCGGAGGCTGGTGACACCGGCCAGCGACAGGGTGATGTCCTTGGGGCGGCCCATCGAGACCTCGACCGGCTTGCCCAGTTTGCGGCCGTCCTGGTCGTAGAACTCGAATTCGACGACCTTGCCGAACGTGTTCTCGGTGTTGTCGTCGATACCGCCGACGGCCTGGAACTGGCTGAAGCCGGCCACGTTCCACTGGTAGGCGTTCTCGCTGGCGGACCGGCAGTAGAAGGTGATGCCGCGGGGGTAGCGTTTCGCGGCGAAGGCGACCGCGTCCGCCTCGGTGTAACCCTCCAGTTCGTCCTCGTTGTCCAGGTACTTGGTCGATCCGGGCGCCGGGTCCAGACTCGGGTCGACGCTGGGCGATTCGCTGAGTTCCTCAGTCAGCGATGGCGACGGCGGCTCGGTGAAGGTCGGTTCCGTGAAGGTCGGTTCCACGGGAGTCGGCTCCACGACGGTCGGCACCGGAAGCGGAGTGAGAGCGACCGGCTCCCCGGAACGGCTGAGGACCCGCACACCGGTGAACGCTCCGGTGCCGACCGCCACGAAACTGAGACCGACCAGCAGGATCAGCCACTGGCGCAGGTCCAGGACGTGCAGGAGCCGGCTCGGTGGCAGGCCGGCCTCGGTCATCTTCGCGCTGCGACGGAACGCCATCACGATGCGCACGGCGGCGATCGCCATCACGAACGCGACAAGCACACAGCCGATCACCAGGGGGACGGCGGTCCGGTCGGCACCGCTGTGGGCAAGATAGAGGATCACGCCCGCGATCAGCGCGGCCACCAGGAAGAGGAAGACGAACAGAGCGGCGTTGCGGCTCTTGGTCACGGCGTTCACAGTTTCCTCCTGTTACGAGAATCGCGAAATGCACTGCCCCGATCTGACGGACGGCGCGGTGACTCAGCCGCCGTGGTGGGCGAACGCGGCCCAGTGGGCCGGGTGCGCCAGCCGGGCCGGGCGATGGGTCCACACCGGGGCCAGTTCGGCCGGCAGGGTGGGGCCGGGGTCGAGCATCCAGTTCTGGGCGGCGCGCAGCGCGTCCCGGTCGCCGAGTCCGCCGGTCCGGAACCGGTGGAACATGTGCATCAGGCAGACCGTCGCCGGTTCCAGCATCGCCCATTTGGTGCCGACCACACTGGCCGCGCCCGCAGCGAGGAAGGCGGTGGCCAGGGTCAGCGCCTCGTCGAAGTCGGCCGCGGCGAAGTCGCTGGTGCACGACGACAGCACGATCAGTCCGCCGGGGCTGTCCGGGTCCCGGGTGTAGGCCTCGGCCAGGATCTCGGCGACGCTGCGATCACCGCCGGGTACGGCGAGCAGCGATTCGGCGGGTCTGCGCGCCGCGACGGCGTGGGCGGCGACGTGCACCACCGGGGCGCCGCTGAACCGCACGGCCGCGGTGGTCGCCGGGTAGTGCGAGGCGACGAGGGCGAGTTCGGTGGCCACCAGCGGCAGGTCCGGGGCGGTCCCGGCGACCAGGACGGTCTCCCCTTCGGCCAGGCGGGGCCGGTGGACTGCCGCGATCCACTGCCGGGCTGAGGCGGCGTACGAGAAGGCGAAGTCCTGGCAGGCGTATCGCTCCCCGAGACGGGCCGCGTGCCAGGGCACATAACCGAGGACGCCGTACGGGATCAGCACCAACCGGCCGCCCGGCAACGCCCCGATCAGTGCCTTGCCCGCCCACTCGCAGACGTCGTCCAGCGCGCCGCTCCACGACGGCGCGTCCGGGTCCTGTGCCCGGCGGGCGTCGTGCGCGAGAAGATATCCGCTCAGCTCCGGGGCGTCGAGACGGAGAAGCGGAAGATCAATGGCGGACACCGCGCCGGTACGGTCGACCAGAAGCATCCACCCGTCCAGCAGATAGACCAGCGCGTCGGCATCCGCGTCCACCAGAGTCGCCGCGATCTCCCCCGGACCCGGCACGGTCACCGGCCGCAGTTCCCGCCCGGCCGCCTCCAGCGTCGCCAGTACCCGTGGCGTCAGGTCGTCGAGGACTCCGGGTGTACCGGCCATCACGTGCGCGATGACGCCGGTGAGCGGGGTTCCGGGTGACGGCCGGGCGGCCCATTCCCGGGCCAGGTCCGGTTGTCCGGCCGCGCGCAGCATCCCCGGCACCCGGGCGGCGGTCATCGCGCCGTGCAGTACCAGGCCCCGGCCCAGTTCGGCGGCTTCCAGGGCCGCTTCGGGACGGCCGGCGTCCCGGCACCATCCGGCGACCAGCAGCCCGAGACCGGCGGCTTCACGGCCCGCGTCCAGCGCGTGCGCGGCCCCGGCCTGCAGGAGGGTGTCGTGGCCGTACGCCCGTAACGCCGCGAGTCCGGCGTCGATGGCCCCGGCCCGGTCGCCCGCCGCGTGACCGGCCAGCGCGAGCCGTTTCGCGACGTGCGCGGCCAGCGGATGCCCGGGGGCGAACCGCAGTTCCCGCAGGCCGTCGACGGCGAGGCGCAACTGTTCGGGGTCGCCCCACCGCTCGTACCGGGCGAACGCCGTCTCCGCCCGCAACACCGCGAGGTCGGTCAGGTCCGGGGCCGCGTCGACGACCCGGTCGAGAGCTTCCGCGGCGGCGGCGGCCTGATCGGGGTCGCCGGTGCTGAGGCCGTCCAGCAGGCCGGCGAGGGCGGCGGCGGCTTTCAGGGCCGGGCGCCCGGACATCTCGACGGCCAGTTCCGCTCCGGCACGGCGCAGGCCGTCGAGGCCGAGGCGCAGGTCGTCGCGGTCGCCGCCGACGGTCAGCCGGCTCAGGTGGGCGAGGCCCAGGGCGGCGTCGAAACGGGAGCGCCAGGGATAGTCGGCGGGCAGGGCGGCGAGGTGCCCGGTCAGTTCGGTGACTGATGCGTCCAGTTCGGCGCGGTCCCGGCGCTGCACGGCCGCGATGGCACGGGACATCGCCCCGGCGTACGCCGCCATCGGCTCGTGATCGGCGACCGCGTCGAGCAGTTCCCGGGCCGCGTCGCCGTCGGCCCGGACACCCGCGGTCAGGTGCCGGTCGTGGATCAGCGCGCCGAGCATCCCGGTGATGGCCGAGTGCAGGTCGTCGGTGGGCGGCACCGCCCGTACCGCCGCTTGAAGGTCGTGAACCGCGGCTCGTAGATCGTCAGGGTCGTTGCGTAACCGGCCACGCAGCGTCAGCGCCATCGCCCGCAGGAAACGGTCCCGGCCCACCGTGACCGGATCACCACCGGCGGCGATCAGGGTGTCGGCCACCCGCAGGATCGGCGCCACACTGTCCATGTCGCCCTGATGGGCGGCACCGCTGAGCAGCAGTCCGGCCAGCCTGCGCAGCGTCTCGGCCCGCAGCGGATCGTCGGGCTGGACGGCCTCGAGGCTGTCCCGGATGACCCCGTGCATCCCGGCCAGCGCGGACGGGAGGCCGCCCACGTGACCACGCTGAGCGAGCAGCGCCCCGGCTTCGGCGACGATCATCGGACGCAGCCGGTGCCCGGCCGGAAGCTGCCGCAGCACCGCGTCGAAGGCCGCGCCCAATTGGTCGTGGTCGTCGTCGTTCCAGGTCCGGACCAGGTCCACCAGTTCGTCCAGGCCCTGGCCGAGCCGGGGCAGTTTGGCGAACGCGGCCGGGATCCCGGCGAGACCGTGGCCGTCGAAGATGCCGAGCACCGCCAGCAGGGCCTCGGCCACCGCCCGGATGTCGGCCTCCGGCGGCTGGTGCTCGACCACCCACGCGAGGTGGGCGGCGACCCGGCGCCGGTCGGCGGCACTCTCCGGAGTGTTCAGTTCGCCGCGCATCAGGGCCATCCCGAGCGAGATTCCCGCCGCGCCGAACGGGTCGCCGCCGACCGGGATGGGCAGCGCCCGGAACAGCAGCAACGCGGCCAGCCCGACGTGGGTGACGGTGGCGTCCTGCACGGACTGCGGGCGGGTCAGCGACTCGTCGAGGCGTTCGGCGGCCTCGTCCCGGTCGGCGGTACCGCTGCGCTGTTGGAAGTGCCGCAGGAAGAGCTGCCGGCCGAGGGCCCCGGCGAGCCGGGCCGCTTCCGGACTGCCGGTCGGCGCGTCGCTCCAACTCTGCCGTAGGCGGTCGATCTCGTCACGCTCGTCGGTCACAGCGGCTCGCTTCCGTCAGTCGGCCCGGGCGGTGGATACGCCGGTGACTGACGGACGGCCTGCTTCTCAGGGGTTCGGGAAAAAGCCACCGCCGGTCTTGCGGCCCAGACGGCCTTCGGCGACCAGCGTGCGCAGCAAGGCCGGGGGCGCGTAGATCGGGTCGCCGAACTCGGCGTGCAGGGCCCCGGCGACCGAGGCGATCACGTCCAGGCCGATCAGGTCGGTCAGTTCGAGCGGTCCCAGCGGGTGCGAGCAGCCGAGTCGCATCCCCCGGTCGATGTCGGCGGCCGAGGCGTGGCCGGTCTCCACCATCCGGATCGCGCCGAGCAGGTACGGGATCAGCAGCGCGTTGACCACGAAACCACCCCGGTCGGCGGACCGGATCGGCTGTTTGCCCAGCACCTCGACGGCGAAGGCCTCGGCTCCGGCGGTGACGTGCGGGGCGGTCTGGGCGGTGGGCACCACCTCGACCAGTGGCAGCACCTGCACCGGGTTGAAGAAGTGGGTGCCGATCACCCGCCACGGCTGTCCGGTGTACCCGGCGAGCTGGGTGATCCGGAACGAGGACGTGTTGGACGCCAGGATCGCGTCCGGGTCCTCGATCGCCGCGTCCAGGGCGGTGAAGACGTCACGCTTGAGTTTCTCGTCCTCAGGCACCGACTCGATGACCAGTTGCCGGTCGGCGAGCCCGGTCAGCGTGCCGGTGAACGAGACGGCGCCGAGGGCCCGCTCCCGGTCGTCGGCGCTGATCTTGCCGCGGGTCACCGCCCGGTCGAGGGACCGGCTGATCCGGTCGCGGCCCCGCGTCATCGAGTCGGCTGACGAGACCGCGACCCTCACGTCCAGGCCGGCCCGGGCGCAGAGTTCGGCGAGCCCGGCGCCCATGGTGCCGCAGCCGACGATGCCGACCCGGGTGATCGTCGAGTTCATCGCTGTCCCGTCCAGCGCAGCAGTGCGGCACCGAGGGACATGCCGCCGCCGAACCCGGCCAGCAGCACCAGGTCGCCGTCGTGCAGGTGCCCGTTGGTGGCGGCGTCGTCCAGGGCGAGGGCGGTGGACGCGCTGCCGGTGTTGCCGTAGCGTTCCAGGTTCCGGTGGGTGTGCGCGTGATCCAGCCCGGACCGGGTCACGAGTTCGCTGAGCATCACCCCGTTGGCCTGGTGCGGCACGAAGTGGCCGACGTCGGCGAGTTGGTGGCCGGCCCGTTCGACCAGGGTGCGCAGCGCGCCGGGCACGGTGTCCATGACGAAGTCCCGCACGCCCCGGCCGTCCATCCGGAACAGGTGGTCGCCGTTGTCGACGGTCTCGTGGGTGGTGGGGGTGCGGCTGCCGCCGGCGGTGACACTGATCAGGCCGTGGGCGTGACCGTGGCTGGACAGTTCCATGTCGAGGAAACCGCCGGTGGGCACCGGGCCGACGACTGCCGCGCCCGCGCCGTCGCCGAGCAGCACCACCGTCTTACGGTCGGTGACGTCCAGGATCCGGGAGTAGACGTCGGCGGCGACCACCAGCGCGTACGTGCCGGGGTCCTGGGCCACCAGCGCCCGGGCCAGGGCAAGGCCGTAGACGAAACCGCTGCACACGACGTTGATGTCGAGGCAGGCGGCGCCGGTCGTACCGAGGAGGTTCTGCACCAGGTAGGAGGTCGGCGGCTGCGGTGAGTCCGGGGTGGAGGTGGAGACGATGAGATAGCGGATCGCCGAGGCGTCCAGCCCGGCCCGGTCGAGGGCCTGGGCCGCGGCGTGCGCCGCCAGGTCGGAGGTGGCCTCGTCCGGGGCGGCGTACCGGCGGGCGGCGATCTGCGTCTTACGTTCGATCCACTCCGGCGTGACACCGGCCGGGCCGGCCACGTCCTCGCCGGTCACGATCTGTTTCGGGACGTACGCCCCGGTGGCCAGGATCCCGATCGCTGACACGAGTCACACCTTCGCTGTCGAGGAGTACCGGCGCCACCCGGTGAGCCGGTCGGCACCGATGCGGGCACGCGCCAGCGGATCGGTCACGCCGAGGCCTTCGGTGGGGGCGAGACAGAGCACACCGACCTTGCCGATGTGACCGTTGTTCTGGACCAGGCGCAGTGCCTCGCCGGTGTCCGCCATGGTGAAGACGTCGGTCAGGATCGGGACGAGGCCGCCCTGCCGGAACAGGCGTGCGGTGTCCCACTGCTCCTGCAGGTTGGCGATGTGGCTGCCGATCACCCGTTTCAGGTTCATCCACAGGTACCGGTTGTCGAACTGGTGGTGATAGCCGGTGCTGGAACCGCAGGTGACGACCGAGCCGCCGCGGCGGACCACGTGCACGGACGTACCGAAGGTGGCCCGGCCGACGTAGTCGAACGCGATGTGCGGGTCCTCGCCGAGTTCGGCCCGGATCCGGCGGCCGAGCCGTTTGCCGTACTCGACGGCCTCCGCCGGGGTGTCCGCGCCGTCGCCCATGCCCAGTTCGCGACGGTCGATGACCAGGTCACAGCCCTGTTCGCGGAGGATCGCCGCCTTGCGTTCGGAGCTGACCACACCGACCGCGACGCCGCCGCCGTTCTTGACCATCTGGACCGCGAAGCCGCCGAGACCACCGGTGGCGCCCCAGACCAGCACGATGTCGCCCTGTTTCATCCGGGCGCCGCGGTCGCTGATCAGCATCCGGTACGCGGTTCCCGCGCACAGCGTGACCGAGGCGGCCTCCTCCCAGGTCAGATGCGGCGGCTTCGGGACGAGCTGGCTGGCACGCACCACCGTGTAGTGGGCGAGCCCGCCGAAGTTGGTCTCGTAACCCCAGGCCCGGCCCTCGGTGCCCATCATGGCGTCGGCGTGCGAGCCGGGGTCCTGGTCGTCGACGTACGCGGGACTCACCATCACGTGATCGCCGACGTTCCAGTGCCGGACCCCGTCGCCGACGCGCACCACCACGCCGGCCGCGTCCGAACCGACCACCTGGTGCGGCAGGTCGTGACGGGCCGCGTAGCCGCCCTGCTTGGCGAACCGGCGCACCGCCGTGAACGTGGAGATCGGCTGGTACATCGCCGACCACACGGTGTTGTAGTTGACCGAACTGGCCATCACCGCGACCACGACCTCATCGGGTGCGAGCACCGGCATCGGAACCGGCCC from Actinoplanes derwentensis includes these protein-coding regions:
- a CDS encoding NPCBM/NEW2 domain-containing protein, which produces MNAVTKSRNAALFVFLFLVAALIAGVILYLAHSGADRTAVPLVIGCVLVAFVMAIAAVRIVMAFRRSAKMTEAGLPPSRLLHVLDLRQWLILLVGLSFVAVGTGAFTGVRVLSRSGEPVALTPLPVPTVVEPTPVEPTFTEPTFTEPPSPSLTEELSESPSVDPSLDPAPGSTKYLDNEDELEGYTEADAVAFAAKRYPRGITFYCRSASENAYQWNVAGFSQFQAVGGIDDNTENTFGKVVEFEFYDQDGRKLGKPVEVSMGRPKDITLSLAGVTSLRMTCSTRDSKTNEERNTNASLGDPVVILN
- a CDS encoding SCO6745 family protein gives rise to the protein MTEVHEQAARNAWRSAEPLHGLIYFVPEARERYAALGLDATEGYFASRSAAMGPVGPGPVTATFFNFNPRLVARALPAAWERTTPAAVLEARVEAAGAALTRLLGEAVDSPELREAADLARRAAESAAAYPQGRPLFAAHVALPWPEQPHLVLWHAQTVLREFRGDGHVAALLLSGLSGLEAVVLHVASGEIPRRFLQLSRGWSAEEWDAAVAGLRERGLVDGDEPALSEGGRALRASIEETTDRLAAPAYAVLGVDGCTRLAELTRPLSRTVVKAGALNVDKAVSRS
- a CDS encoding 3-oxoacyl-ACP synthase III family protein is translated as MSAIGILATGAYVPKQIVTGEDVAGPAGVTPEWIERKTQIAARRYAAPDEATSDLAAHAAAQALDRAGLDASAIRYLIVSTSTPDSPQPPTSYLVQNLLGTTGAACLDINVVCSGFVYGLALARALVAQDPGTYALVVAADVYSRILDVTDRKTVVLLGDGAGAAVVGPVPTGGFLDMELSSHGHAHGLISVTAGGSRTPTTHETVDNGDHLFRMDGRGVRDFVMDTVPGALRTLVERAGHQLADVGHFVPHQANGVMLSELVTRSGLDHAHTHRNLERYGNTGSASTALALDDAATNGHLHDGDLVLLAGFGGGMSLGAALLRWTGQR
- a CDS encoding CATRA system-associated protein, whose protein sequence is MFELLDDLWMVLDKTEEWYLSERRWALIDVLLERVSVALGNGSVDALRQAIRDLELSGHDRGRSADSGPPGKQPPKTRDKVQQIRDQLDPPKAAAKEASRGGSGR
- a CDS encoding CATRA conflict system CASPASE/TPR repeat-associated protein; amino-acid sequence: MAPAADQELVIHLFARSEGPSAVTAYAEIRAIWDRCRDVLGLTVPLAGVGLPTDLPTVLPRDPGELVVAARKHPGLLYQAILRRFPTTVNLSVVLSPGPGGPGWRDLDRLWQSVAGPWSGTLLGVAYLFLGKSADLTCTERDAADLPVSGPVGWWFHGVPTADGFALWEPGVHDADGRAERRFLVLARPDEDDRLADWTWSSGVPVLPPLGHHLRHAAVLRHQVRVWQRADGLRRVQDRLDDGGDPAEVRRDIAYWRSALRDMRRTVKNLETAIHEVGGAEAGPLADDLAVAVWFRGALKDDLAALAVADERAAALSTLPIPSGEIEPMPDPRHVFVIHGRDEQARSALWTFLQAIDLHPLDWEEVVQRTGAPSPYMGEVLAKAFESNQAAIVLMTPDDGALLHESLRNRGDRDFEGKLTGQVRPNVLLEAGMALAVQRDRTIIIEIGDLRPVSDLAGINTIHFNGTVASLHKIAQRLRGAGCAVNTDGTDWLDATRFTDLDAYDRKF
- the ccrA gene encoding crotonyl-CoA carboxylase/reductase, whose protein sequence is MDTLAAAVLAGAPPDELARIPLPESFTAVHLREQDATLFGAEEADRDVRRTTHVGPVPMPVLAPDEVVVAVMASSVNYNTVWSAMYQPISTFTAVRRFAKQGGYAARHDLPHQVVGSDAAGVVVRVGDGVRHWNVGDHVMVSPAYVDDQDPGSHADAMMGTEGRAWGYETNFGGLAHYTVVRASQLVPKPPHLTWEEAASVTLCAGTAYRMLISDRGARMKQGDIVLVWGATGGLGGFAVQMVKNGGGVAVGVVSSERKAAILREQGCDLVIDRRELGMGDGADTPAEAVEYGKRLGRRIRAELGEDPHIAFDYVGRATFGTSVHVVRRGGSVVTCGSSTGYHHQFDNRYLWMNLKRVIGSHIANLQEQWDTARLFRQGGLVPILTDVFTMADTGEALRLVQNNGHIGKVGVLCLAPTEGLGVTDPLARARIGADRLTGWRRYSSTAKV
- a CDS encoding 3-hydroxybutyryl-CoA dehydrogenase is translated as MNSTITRVGIVGCGTMGAGLAELCARAGLDVRVAVSSADSMTRGRDRISRSLDRAVTRGKISADDRERALGAVSFTGTLTGLADRQLVIESVPEDEKLKRDVFTALDAAIEDPDAILASNTSSFRITQLAGYTGQPWRVIGTHFFNPVQVLPLVEVVPTAQTAPHVTAGAEAFAVEVLGKQPIRSADRGGFVVNALLIPYLLGAIRMVETGHASAADIDRGMRLGCSHPLGPLELTDLIGLDVIASVAGALHAEFGDPIYAPPALLRTLVAEGRLGRKTGGGFFPNP
- a CDS encoding CHAT domain-containing protein; protein product: MTDERDEIDRLRQSWSDAPTGSPEAARLAGALGRQLFLRHFQQRSGTADRDEAAERLDESLTRPQSVQDATVTHVGLAALLLFRALPIPVGGDPFGAAGISLGMALMRGELNTPESAADRRRVAAHLAWVVEHQPPEADIRAVAEALLAVLGIFDGHGLAGIPAAFAKLPRLGQGLDELVDLVRTWNDDDHDQLGAAFDAVLRQLPAGHRLRPMIVAEAGALLAQRGHVGGLPSALAGMHGVIRDSLEAVQPDDPLRAETLRRLAGLLLSGAAHQGDMDSVAPILRVADTLIAAGGDPVTVGRDRFLRAMALTLRGRLRNDPDDLRAAVHDLQAAVRAVPPTDDLHSAITGMLGALIHDRHLTAGVRADGDAARELLDAVADHEPMAAYAGAMSRAIAAVQRRDRAELDASVTELTGHLAALPADYPWRSRFDAALGLAHLSRLTVGGDRDDLRLGLDGLRRAGAELAVEMSGRPALKAAAALAGLLDGLSTGDPDQAAAAAEALDRVVDAAPDLTDLAVLRAETAFARYERWGDPEQLRLAVDGLRELRFAPGHPLAAHVAKRLALAGHAAGDRAGAIDAGLAALRAYGHDTLLQAGAAHALDAGREAAGLGLLVAGWCRDAGRPEAALEAAELGRGLVLHGAMTAARVPGMLRAAGQPDLAREWAARPSPGTPLTGVIAHVMAGTPGVLDDLTPRVLATLEAAGRELRPVTVPGPGEIAATLVDADADALVYLLDGWMLLVDRTGAVSAIDLPLLRLDAPELSGYLLAHDARRAQDPDAPSWSGALDDVCEWAGKALIGALPGGRLVLIPYGVLGYVPWHAARLGERYACQDFAFSYAASARQWIAAVHRPRLAEGETVLVAGTAPDLPLVATELALVASHYPATTAAVRFSGAPVVHVAAHAVAARRPAESLLAVPGGDRSVAEILAEAYTRDPDSPGGLIVLSSCTSDFAAADFDEALTLATAFLAAGAASVVGTKWAMLEPATVCLMHMFHRFRTGGLGDRDALRAAQNWMLDPGPTLPAELAPVWTHRPARLAHPAHWAAFAHHGG